AACTGTAgtgcaaaacaaaattaaagcatatgGCTATAATTCCAGCCactataaataaattgctttaaataagcaatgcttgtgacaagggctttaattcaacaccattcacataagTATCAAAAACTTAATGATAATAATtgttagggtaaattacacaaaattaccTCAACTATATGCTAAatcacaatctcataccttatattttaaacattgcaacGTCATTCCTTAATTTATGAATTCGTTGCAATGTCAGACCTCTGTtaaattttctgtcaatttaactattaaatgatgatgtggcaaGAGCGGGCCCTCTGCTTCACCaattggaataaaaaaaattaattaattaatattttttattcaacaattaaaatttttaattaatttacttaataatttaacaatcttgaaaaaacaaaacacaatttaacaattaaaaattaattttaaaaattaaaatctctccTCCTTGCTCCTTAGAAATCGTCCCCTTCTCATTTCCCGATCCTTATGCCAATTTCAGCACCAACGACAACTTCAGGTACAACTTCTCCaaatcctccacctcctcctccgtcACCTCCCTCAAATCCTTCAAAGCCTCCCTCCCCGAGAACCCCCAAATCTACGACCTCTCCGAGATCCACTCCACCACCTCCAACTTCCTCGCCCGCCGCCACCTCTCCTACTCCTCCTGGCATTGCTTCCTTCACTCCAAAGACATTGTCATCTTCCAGCGCAAATCTGGCCTCCCTATCTCCCTCCCCGACCTCGAGCGCCGCCTCTCCCTCAACTCCAAATCCTACTACTCCAGCCTCATCAAGATCCTAGGCTCCTCCCTCTCCTGCATCTACCTCGTCTATGAATTCGTTGTCGACGCCAACCTCTCCGACTGCCTTCGTAACCCAAAGAACCTGAGCTACACCATCCTGTCATCGTGGCTCTCCTAGATGCAGATTGCTACCGAGCTCGCCCACGACTTCGATTACATCCACCATCCACGAAGGGGGACGATTTTTGGGGAGAATTGTTATCCTCATGCATGATTCCTGGGGGTCGGTTGTTAaattcttaaataaaaaaattaattttttatttcagttAGCGAAGCAATGAGCCCCGCTCCGGCCACGTCATCAATTAACACCCAAATTAACAGAAAATGTAACGAAAGTCTGACAATGCAACAAATTCATGagttgaggtatgacattaAATGTTTTAtacatgaggtatgagattgtgattcgacccatagttgaggtagttttgtgtaatttatccTAATTGTTATTATAAGAAGGGCGATGGTGTCGCGTCATTCACATATATATTAATGTATGATGGGGGATTATTCCACCAATCATATTAATAACAATGATAAGGAAAAAGTAAATATTAACTTACTATACTTCCCTTTTTTCCTCTTTTGTCAACAGTTTAGTACGTCtaatgtttcttttctttttccctaaATGCATGGCACCATGATTTCCaccttttaaattttgaataaaagAAATCTGGTGAGATTTTTGTACAAGTCTTAAGCTACTGTCTTTTGTGTAGACTTGTGCCACTTAACTTTGAATCACTTGTTTTCTTTTCACATGTCATTCGCGGCCAATAATAATAGTTATATAATCAAATGTATATTTGCTTTACGAAAATTAGTTGTACAGAAGTATGAAGATAAAGTAaaaagattttcttatctgtgagattctAGCCGGGTCTATGGCGTTGTGTTTTCCACATACATGAGAGATCTTCTTGTTGATAACGAGTTGTGAAATTGAGGATATGTGTGCAATGGAACATAAAGTAAATAAAGCACaatatttacgaggttcggcaactGTGCCTACGTCCTCGGGCTAGCAGTAGTACTTTATTTCAttatttgaaataataggagtacaataATAACTCTCACTATTTGCTCTTCTCTTTCTAGCCCAACTCACTGGTAATTTCTTCTGcatctctcttctttcctcttctcttctctccctttgaTATGGAATTATGAGTTTACAATGAACGGATGAACCTCCTTTTA
Above is a window of Malus sylvestris chromosome 15, drMalSylv7.2, whole genome shotgun sequence DNA encoding:
- the LOC126602907 gene encoding uncharacterized protein LOC126602907, which translates into the protein MGQHLLVRTRQVESLMACEIVPFSFPDPYANFSTNDNFRYNFSKSSTSSSVTSLKSFKASLPENPQIYDLSEIHSTTSNFLARRHLSYSSWHCFLHSKDIVIFQRKSGLPISLPDLERRLSLNSKSYYSSLIKILGSSLSCIYLVYEFVVDANLSDCLRNPKNLSYTILSSWLS